In Spirochaetota bacterium, the DNA window GCAGAGCCCGCGTTGCGCGGCGCAGGTACGCAGCCCCGCAATCATCTCGAGCAGTGACCCCTTTTCGTGAAAGTATGCGCGCACCCAGTCGTCCATCTCCGGATCCGCGGCGATTTCGGGGGTCCGATACTCCTCCAGGGCCCGGGCGATATGCCGCGCGGCGGAGGCGCGCCCCTCGTCTCCCGCTCGATCCGCCTCCGCGATGGTCTCCACGATCCCGGGCACGCGCTTCGAATCGACGAGGAGGTGCGCCATGCCCAGGCGCACGCACTGGGCGCCGTGAAGCTCGTAGCCGGTGAGGCCCAGGAATTCGGGATACCCCGGGGGGCATTTCTCGTGGAGCCAGCCGGTGGCCCCCACGTCCGGGAAGAACCCGATCCGGGTCTCGGGCATGGCCATGAGGGTGCGCTCCGTCGCGATGACGATATCCGCGCCCGCGGCGAGTCCCAGCCCGCCCCCCATCGTGATCCCGTCCGCGATCACGACGACCGGCTTGTCGTACTCGTGGATCATGAGGTCGAGCGCGTACTCCGCGCGGAAGAATTCCAGCGCTTCGTCCGGCCTTCCCGCGCCGATCGCGGCGTAGAGCTCCTTGATATCGCCCCCCGCGCAGAATCCTTTTTCCCCGCGCCCCGACAGCACGACCATACGCACGGAGTCGTCGGCGCGCGCGTCCTCCAGGGCGGCTGTAAGCGAGAGTATCATTTTGTAAGTGAGACTGTTGATCGCGCGCGGGCGGTTGAGGACGATTGACATCGCCCGCCCCGTGCGGCTTATTTGTACCGGATCTGTTTCATGCTTTTTGTTCATGACCGCCGCCTTGTGATGCGCAACGTCCCGGGTGAAAAAGTAAGCATTTTCCGCGACCGGGGCAAGCCGCATAACGCGTATTTCCGTTGACATCGCTCCGGCGGTCTGAATCATTAATTTCATCATGGAAAAAGGAATACGCGTCAGGATCGTTCTCCTCACCGCCGCGCTGGCCGCATCGCTCGCGCTCGTGAGCGCATTCACGTTCGTGTCGCTCTACCGCGTTTCCCTGGGGGCGCAGAAGGCGCGTCTCCTTGAAACGGCGAAAAGCTGGGCTCGCATAGTCGAATCGTTCGCGGAACAAAAAGCCCCTGGCGATTACAACGCTCCGAATACGATTACGCTCGATCACCTCATTGAGCACCTGAACCGCGTACAAACAAGCTTCACCGGATTCGGCGAATCGGGCGAGTTCACCCTGGGGCGCAGATCGGGGGACAATATAGAATATCTCCTGAGCCACCGGCACCTCGATTTCCGGGAGCCCTCGAAGGTGCCCTGGGAGTCGCGCTACGGCGAGCCCATGCGGCGCGCCCTGTCGCAAAAGAAGGGCGGAACCCTGATCGGCCTGGATTACCGCGGCATGACGGTGCTCGCCGCCTACGAGCCAGTAAAGGTACACAGCCTCGGCATCGTCGCCAAGATCGATATCGAGGAAGTACGCCGTCCCTTCATTTGGATGGGGGCTCTCTCCGGCGCACTCTCGATCCTTCTCGTAATCCTGGGCGCGTTCCTGATCCATCGGACGGGCGTCATCTTCACGAAGCGTATCCTGAAAGCCAACCGCGACCTCGCGGCGGAAATCGAAAACCACAAAAAAGCACAGGAATCCCTGGCGATCGCGCACACCGACCTTGAAACCGCCAACGAGGAGCTTACCGCCACGAACGAGGAACTTGAGGCGACCAACGAGGAGTACATGCGCACCCAGGAGGAGCTGGAACACAATTACCGGAATTTACAGGAAAGCGAGGAGCGCTTCCGCCTGCTGGCCACCCTTGCCCCCGTGGGGATTTACCTCTCCGACCGGAGCGGCCGCTGCCTGTACGTGAACCCCCGCTGGTGCGAAATGACGGGCCTCTCCCAGAACGAGGCGATGGGGGACGGATGGGTAAACGGACTGCACCCCGATGACCGCGCCTCCGTGCGCCGCGACTGGGAGGCCATGGTCACCACGGGCGGGACGTGGGGGAGCGAGTATCGCTTTCTCACCCCTGAGGGAAAGTCCACCTGGGTGTACGGCATCGCGCGCAGGACCGGCACGGGGGAACCGGACAGGCCGGGATTTATCGGCATCAACACGGACATCACCGCCCTCAAGGAGGCCGAGGAGCGGCTCCAGGATTCGCTTTCCCAGAAGGAGATCCTTTTAAGGGAGCTCTATCACCGGACGAAGAACAACATGCAGGTAATCTGCGGCCTCCTGCGCCTGCAGGCGGAGGAATCGAAAAACCCGGTGATCGTTTCAGCGTTAGGCGACACCGAGCGCCGTGTCATGTCGATGGCGCTCGTGCACCAGAAGCTGTATCAGTCCCACGACCTCTCCCGGATCGGATTCGCCGGCTACATACGCAGCCTCGCGGACTACGTGCGCAACGGGGCGGGCGGCCCGGTCGGGAATATTTCCCTCCGCTTCGACCTTGTCGACGCGGTGGTCTCGATCGACTGCGCGGTTCCCTGCGGGCTGATCCTGAACGAGCTCCTTTCGAATTCCTTCAAGCACGCGTTCCCCGGCGGCGGGAAGGGCGAGATCGCGATCTCGCTTGCGCGTAACGGTGACATGCTCGT includes these proteins:
- a CDS encoding enoyl-CoA hydratase/isomerase family protein (catalyzes the formation of 3-hydroxy-2-methylpropanoate from 3-hydroxy-2-methylpropanoyl-CoA), with translation MMKLMIQTAGAMSTEIRVMRLAPVAENAYFFTRDVAHHKAAVMNKKHETDPVQISRTGRAMSIVLNRPRAINSLTYKMILSLTAALEDARADDSVRMVVLSGRGEKGFCAGGDIKELYAAIGAGRPDEALEFFRAEYALDLMIHEYDKPVVVIADGITMGGGLGLAAGADIVIATERTLMAMPETRIGFFPDVGATGWLHEKCPPGYPEFLGLTGYELHGAQCVRLGMAHLLVDSKRVPGIVETIAEADRAGDEGRASAARHIARALEEYRTPEIAADPEMDDWVRAYFHEKGSLLEMIAGLRTCAAQRGLCEAVFRRLAERSPTALALTRTLLAHNAGRPLARVFASELEAARFIIGHPDYREGVRARIIDRDDAPAWRPAALEDARIEGLEL
- a CDS encoding PAS domain S-box protein — its product is MEKGIRVRIVLLTAALAASLALVSAFTFVSLYRVSLGAQKARLLETAKSWARIVESFAEQKAPGDYNAPNTITLDHLIEHLNRVQTSFTGFGESGEFTLGRRSGDNIEYLLSHRHLDFREPSKVPWESRYGEPMRRALSQKKGGTLIGLDYRGMTVLAAYEPVKVHSLGIVAKIDIEEVRRPFIWMGALSGALSILLVILGAFLIHRTGVIFTKRILKANRDLAAEIENHKKAQESLAIAHTDLETANEELTATNEELEATNEEYMRTQEELEHNYRNLQESEERFRLLATLAPVGIYLSDRSGRCLYVNPRWCEMTGLSQNEAMGDGWVNGLHPDDRASVRRDWEAMVTTGGTWGSEYRFLTPEGKSTWVYGIARRTGTGEPDRPGFIGINTDITALKEAEERLQDSLSQKEILLRELYHRTKNNMQVICGLLRLQAEESKNPVIVSALGDTERRVMSMALVHQKLYQSHDLSRIGFAGYIRSLADYVRNGAGGPVGNISLRFDLVDAVVSIDCAVPCGLILNELLSNSFKHAFPGGGKGEIAISLARNGDMLVIGYADDGAGIPDGTDIRQSNTLGVRLIFQIAEQQLGGTVDWRSGRGLSYTITFPDNPGQCRV